From the genome of Nakamurella flavida, one region includes:
- a CDS encoding nuclear transport factor 2 family protein, whose protein sequence is MTTPAQTFADALQTLEGSGDVASFVSSVFTSDAVLLRPETGQELTGTDGARQYWEQYLAQFGEIRSEFSQVRDADGLGVLEWTSTGTLAGGGDISYTGVSLLDLDGEGRVTRFATYFDTAKFSAPPTV, encoded by the coding sequence ATGACCACCCCGGCCCAGACCTTCGCCGACGCCCTGCAGACCCTGGAGGGCAGCGGGGACGTCGCGTCCTTCGTCAGCAGCGTCTTCACCTCCGACGCCGTGCTGCTCCGCCCCGAGACGGGCCAGGAGCTCACCGGCACCGACGGCGCCCGGCAGTACTGGGAGCAGTACCTCGCCCAGTTCGGCGAGATCCGCTCCGAGTTCTCCCAGGTGCGCGACGCCGACGGGCTGGGGGTCCTGGAGTGGACCAGCACCGGCACCCTGGCCGGTGGCGGGGACATCTCCTACACCGGGGTGAGCCTGCTCGACCTCGACGGGGAGGGTCGGGTCACCCGGTTCGCCACGTACTTCGACACCGCGAAGTTCTCGGCCCCGCCGACCGTCTGA
- a CDS encoding CHAD domain-containing protein: protein MPPRTRRAASAPASSEATASAGRRRSAQPARSTTRRAPSDEPAATAAPDAEPTAASRTSATPTRKKRTPAAGRTGTADASTPAPRTRARSTPAADQAPTAPARRTRALSAPAADEAPTTPTRRGRARTTTTAAAAPTAPARRRRPASVPAPVPQTPVEAAGDTTRETTADVTAPAEPGAESSLIPPRPAPRRPGLIPTDIADALSAVIARATGEIRKYEKGSRKGGDIEDVHKMRVATRRIRAYLKAARPVMDHAAADGLRADLRDVAAALGVVRDLDVMIDRLHQEADGLGSPDTEALGVLIDHLDAERTQARAALVEALDAPGYPALLTELDGAADAPPIADPWADLHELAGKEWRKLDKAHRALHRAHGDDPPDDDLHELRIWGKRARYSAELLRDGSVKDFLAALAALQEVLGDHQDASVLEERLRRLVTEAGDPRAGVAAGRIVQLCVQARRRARDAYPDAWEAVTDAARQAFPA from the coding sequence GTGCCTCCTCGAACCCGCCGGGCCGCGTCGGCTCCCGCCTCGTCCGAAGCCACCGCCAGCGCCGGCCGACGCCGGTCGGCGCAGCCCGCCCGGAGCACCACGCGGCGGGCCCCGTCCGACGAGCCGGCCGCCACGGCCGCCCCCGATGCCGAACCGACCGCCGCGTCACGCACCTCCGCGACACCCACCCGGAAGAAGCGGACCCCGGCCGCGGGCCGTACCGGCACGGCGGATGCCTCCACCCCGGCGCCGCGCACCCGGGCCCGCAGCACGCCCGCCGCCGACCAGGCGCCCACCGCCCCTGCCCGGCGTACCCGGGCCCTCAGCGCGCCCGCCGCCGACGAGGCGCCCACCACCCCCACCCGCCGTGGCCGGGCTCGTACCACCACCACCGCCGCTGCGGCGCCCACCGCCCCGGCCCGGCGCCGTCGTCCCGCGTCCGTTCCCGCCCCCGTTCCGCAGACCCCGGTCGAGGCCGCCGGGGACACGACCCGGGAGACGACTGCGGACGTGACCGCCCCGGCCGAGCCGGGCGCCGAGAGCTCGCTGATCCCGCCGCGACCGGCGCCCCGCCGCCCCGGGCTGATCCCGACCGACATCGCGGACGCGTTGTCCGCGGTCATCGCCCGGGCGACGGGCGAGATCCGCAAGTACGAGAAGGGCTCCCGCAAGGGCGGGGACATCGAGGACGTGCACAAGATGCGGGTGGCCACGCGACGCATCCGCGCGTATCTCAAGGCCGCCCGCCCGGTGATGGACCACGCGGCCGCCGACGGCCTGCGCGCCGATCTGCGGGACGTGGCCGCCGCGCTCGGGGTGGTCCGCGATCTCGACGTGATGATCGACCGGTTGCACCAGGAGGCCGACGGTCTCGGCTCCCCGGACACCGAGGCGCTCGGCGTGCTCATCGACCACCTGGATGCCGAACGCACCCAGGCGCGGGCCGCCCTCGTCGAAGCCCTCGACGCCCCCGGGTATCCCGCCCTGCTGACCGAGCTCGACGGGGCGGCGGACGCTCCCCCGATCGCCGATCCCTGGGCCGATCTGCACGAACTGGCCGGCAAGGAATGGCGCAAGCTCGACAAGGCCCACCGGGCACTGCACCGCGCGCACGGCGACGACCCGCCGGACGACGACCTGCACGAGCTGCGCATCTGGGGCAAACGCGCCCGGTACAGCGCCGAGCTGCTCCGCGACGGCTCGGTCAAGGACTTCCTGGCCGCCCTGGCCGCGCTGCAGGAGGTGCTCGGCGACCACCAGGACGCCTCCGTGCTCGAGGAGCGGCTCCGTCGCCTCGTCACCGAGGCCGGCGACCCCCGGGCCGGGGTGGCGGCCGGGCGGATCGTCCAGCTGTGCGTGCAGGCCCGTCGCCGGGCCCGGGACGCCTACCCGGACGCGTGGGAAGCCGTCACCGACGCGGCCCGGCAGGCCTTCCCGGCCTGA
- the dapD gene encoding 2,3,4,5-tetrahydropyridine-2,6-dicarboxylate N-succinyltransferase, translated as MTTPAAPASTAPGLLTAGATAVGLATRTADGVVLDVWYPRPALAESADAQPDLDAAARHDDLRDVDLVPVTTVIDSLAQPPVDTADAYLRLHLLSARVVAPRTINLDGIFAVLPNNAWTSLGPVPADRVEQVRLAALVAGQRLAVFGVDKFPRMTDYVVPSGVRIAHADRVRLGAHLAAGTTVMHEGFCNFNAGTIGTSMVEGRISQGVVVGDGSDIGGGASIMGTLSGGGTQQVTIGRGCLLGANSGVGISLGDDCVVEAGLYLTAGTKLTLRADGTERVVKARELSGTAGLLFRRNSLTGGVEAVPRSGSWGGLNAALHTG; from the coding sequence ATGACGACTCCCGCCGCGCCCGCGTCGACCGCCCCCGGACTGCTCACGGCCGGGGCCACCGCCGTCGGCCTGGCCACCCGCACCGCCGACGGTGTCGTCCTGGACGTCTGGTACCCGCGGCCCGCACTGGCCGAGAGCGCCGACGCACAACCCGATCTCGACGCCGCGGCCCGGCATGACGACCTGCGGGACGTCGACCTGGTCCCGGTGACCACGGTGATCGACTCGCTCGCGCAGCCCCCGGTGGACACCGCCGACGCGTACCTCCGGCTGCACCTGCTCTCCGCGCGGGTGGTCGCGCCGCGGACGATCAACCTGGACGGCATCTTCGCCGTCCTCCCGAACAATGCCTGGACCTCGCTCGGGCCGGTCCCGGCCGACCGCGTCGAGCAGGTGCGCCTCGCCGCCCTGGTGGCCGGGCAGCGGCTGGCCGTGTTCGGGGTCGACAAGTTCCCCCGGATGACCGACTACGTGGTGCCGTCCGGGGTGCGCATCGCGCATGCCGACCGGGTCCGCCTCGGCGCCCACCTGGCCGCCGGGACCACCGTCATGCACGAGGGCTTCTGCAACTTCAACGCCGGGACGATCGGCACCTCGATGGTCGAGGGGCGCATCTCCCAGGGGGTGGTCGTCGGCGACGGCAGCGACATCGGCGGCGGGGCCTCCATCATGGGCACGCTGTCCGGCGGCGGCACGCAGCAGGTCACCATCGGTCGTGGCTGCCTGCTCGGGGCGAACTCCGGGGTCGGCATCTCGCTCGGTGACGACTGCGTCGTCGAGGCCGGGCTCTACCTGACCGCCGGTACCAAGCTGACCCTGCGGGCCGACGGGACGGAACGGGTGGTCAAGGCCCGCGAGCTGTCCGGCACCGCCGGTCTGCTGTTCCGCCGCAATTCCCTCACCGGCGGGGTGGAGGCCGTGCCGCGGTCGGGATCCTGGGGCGGGCTGAACGCCGCCCTGCACACCGGCTGA
- the dapE gene encoding succinyl-diaminopimelate desuccinylase, which produces MTDPEISAPRPVPGDSGTSGTGTAATDVTTQRYDLDLRSDPADLTAALVDIPSVSGTEQPLADAIERALRALPHLEVVRLGNSVLARTQLGRPTRIMLAGHIDTVPIADNVPSRRDGDILHGCGTTDMKSGDAMLLHLAATLFDDGAEPARDLTFVFYDCEEIEHERNGLTAIEAQLPEWLDADLAVLGEPTDGKVEAGCQGTLSMAVTVHGRRAHAARSWRGSNAIHRAAAVLDTLAAFDARVVEIDGCTYREGLNAVGITGGVASNVIPDECEIRVNFRFAPDRSAQSAVEVITGLLSDDGPLDPSVRANEVRVLDVAAGALPGLSAPAAAEFVAAAGGEAVAKFGWTDVARFAARGVPAVNFGPGDPSLAHTREEHVSRTQIQRMTQVLRRFLA; this is translated from the coding sequence ATGACCGATCCCGAGATCTCCGCGCCCCGTCCTGTTCCCGGCGACAGCGGGACGAGCGGGACCGGTACGGCGGCAACGGATGTCACGACGCAGCGGTACGACCTGGATCTGCGGTCCGACCCGGCCGATCTCACCGCGGCCCTGGTCGACATCCCGTCGGTGTCCGGGACCGAGCAGCCCCTGGCCGATGCGATCGAGCGGGCGCTGCGTGCCCTCCCGCACCTGGAGGTGGTCCGCCTGGGCAACTCGGTGCTGGCCCGCACGCAGCTCGGTCGGCCGACCCGGATCATGCTGGCCGGTCACATCGACACCGTGCCGATCGCCGACAACGTGCCCTCCCGGCGCGACGGGGACATCCTGCACGGCTGCGGCACCACCGACATGAAGTCCGGTGACGCGATGCTGCTGCACCTGGCCGCCACCCTGTTCGACGACGGCGCCGAGCCCGCCCGCGATCTCACCTTCGTCTTCTACGACTGCGAGGAGATCGAGCACGAGCGCAACGGGCTCACGGCCATCGAGGCCCAGCTGCCGGAGTGGCTGGACGCGGATCTGGCCGTCCTGGGCGAGCCGACCGACGGCAAGGTCGAGGCCGGCTGCCAGGGCACGCTGTCCATGGCGGTCACCGTCCACGGGCGCCGCGCCCACGCCGCCCGGTCGTGGCGGGGGAGCAACGCGATCCACCGGGCCGCCGCCGTGCTGGACACCCTGGCCGCGTTCGACGCACGCGTGGTGGAGATCGACGGCTGCACCTACCGGGAGGGGCTGAACGCGGTCGGCATCACCGGCGGGGTCGCCTCCAACGTCATCCCGGACGAGTGCGAGATCCGCGTCAACTTCCGCTTCGCCCCCGATCGGTCGGCGCAGTCCGCCGTCGAGGTGATCACCGGCCTGCTCAGCGACGACGGCCCCCTCGATCCGAGCGTCCGGGCGAACGAGGTCCGGGTGCTGGACGTCGCCGCCGGTGCCCTGCCCGGCCTGTCCGCCCCGGCCGCGGCCGAGTTCGTCGCCGCGGCCGGCGGGGAGGCGGTGGCCAAGTTCGGCTGGACCGATGTCGCCCGGTTCGCCGCCCGGGGGGTGCCCGCGGTCAACTTCGGCCCCGGCGACCCCTCCCTGGCCCACACCCGCGAGGAGCACGTGTCCCGCACCCAGATCCAGCGGATGACGCAGGTGCTGCGCCGCTTCCTGGCCTGA